A section of the Ciceribacter thiooxidans genome encodes:
- a CDS encoding HAD family hydrolase: MSGFELTIFDCDGVLVDSEIIAARVESKLLNEAGYPISVEEMGERFAGMTWKNILLSVEKEIDIPLSASLLDKSETLLDQRLAREVKIIEGVAFALSRIEGPRCICSNSSVHRLDSMLTKVGLKEHFAPNIFSAKDLGADRVKPKPDIYLHALSQMGVAAKKAVVVEDSVHGVHAARDAGIRVIGFTGASHTYPSHADRLTDAGAETVISRMVDLPAVIAAMESWSGLV; the protein is encoded by the coding sequence ATGAGCGGTTTCGAGCTGACCATTTTCGATTGTGACGGCGTTCTCGTCGATTCCGAGATCATCGCCGCGAGGGTGGAATCCAAGCTTCTCAACGAAGCAGGCTACCCGATCTCCGTGGAAGAGATGGGCGAACGCTTCGCCGGCATGACCTGGAAGAACATCCTGCTCTCGGTCGAAAAGGAAATCGACATTCCGCTTTCGGCGAGCCTGCTCGACAAATCCGAAACGCTTCTCGACCAGCGGCTTGCCCGCGAGGTCAAGATCATCGAAGGTGTCGCCTTCGCGCTCTCGCGCATCGAGGGCCCGCGCTGCATCTGCTCCAATTCCTCGGTCCACCGCCTCGACAGCATGCTGACGAAAGTCGGCCTCAAGGAGCACTTCGCGCCGAACATCTTCTCGGCCAAGGACCTCGGCGCCGACCGCGTCAAGCCAAAGCCGGATATCTATCTGCACGCGCTCTCGCAGATGGGCGTCGCGGCGAAGAAGGCGGTCGTCGTCGAGGATTCGGTCCATGGCGTGCATGCCGCGCGCGATGCCGGCATCCGCGTCATCGGCTTCACCGGCGCTTCGCACACCTATCCTTCCCATGCCGACCGGCTGACCGATGCCGGCGCCGAGACGGTGATCTCCCGCATGGTCGACCTGCCGGCGGTCATCGCCGCGATGGAGAGCTGGTCGGGCCTCGTCTGA
- a CDS encoding diacylglycerol/lipid kinase family protein, with protein sequence MPHGSSAFEGKAAIPASRGRGEGRHHQKSRLGWSLGQAGWLRVRRELERHFPIIEEHETVVGGTPLLARRIVEAGVDLVIAVGGDGTISEVADGILSSARPDTPLAFVAAGTGGDYARNFDLPRQPGAIAEVIARARLRKVDAGVLRCRTEDGTTSERHFINIASFGVSGDVVRSVNGAARGGWLPGSLRFFVHSTRSILRYRPRRVRLVLDGCEVHAGPVTAVAIANGGWFGGGMHVAPSADLSDGLFEVAVLGGAPTLETLMLLQKIYSGAHVRDPKVRFYRARSVEAEPLDDRPALLEADGETPGSIAASFDMKPAALTLKI encoded by the coding sequence GCCATCATCAGAAATCCCGCCTCGGGTGGTCGCTCGGGCAGGCGGGCTGGCTGCGCGTCAGGCGCGAGCTCGAACGGCATTTTCCGATAATCGAGGAGCACGAGACCGTCGTCGGGGGCACGCCGCTCCTGGCGCGCCGCATCGTCGAAGCTGGTGTCGACCTCGTGATCGCGGTCGGTGGTGACGGGACGATCAGCGAGGTTGCCGACGGCATTCTTTCCTCCGCGCGTCCCGACACGCCGCTCGCCTTCGTAGCCGCCGGAACCGGCGGCGACTACGCCCGCAATTTCGATCTGCCGCGGCAGCCGGGCGCCATCGCCGAAGTGATCGCCCGCGCGCGCCTGCGGAAGGTCGATGCCGGCGTCCTGCGTTGCCGCACAGAGGACGGGACGACCAGCGAACGCCATTTCATCAATATCGCCAGCTTCGGGGTCTCGGGCGATGTCGTGCGTTCGGTCAACGGGGCCGCGCGCGGCGGCTGGTTGCCTGGCTCGCTGCGCTTCTTCGTCCACTCCACGCGGTCGATCCTGCGCTACCGGCCCCGCCGGGTGCGGCTCGTGCTCGACGGCTGCGAGGTGCATGCCGGACCGGTGACCGCGGTGGCGATCGCCAATGGCGGCTGGTTCGGCGGCGGCATGCATGTCGCACCGTCCGCGGACCTTTCCGACGGACTCTTCGAGGTCGCGGTGCTCGGCGGCGCCCCGACGCTCGAGACTCTGATGCTGTTGCAGAAGATCTATTCCGGCGCCCATGTCCGCGATCCGAAGGTCCGTTTCTACCGGGCGCGTTCGGTCGAGGCCGAGCCGCTCGACGACCGGCCGGCGCTGCTGGAGGCGGATGGCGAGACGCCGGGAAGCATCGCCGCCTCCTTCGACATGAAGCCGGCGGCGCTGACCCTCAAGATCTGA